In Oncorhynchus masou masou isolate Uvic2021 unplaced genomic scaffold, UVic_Omas_1.1 unplaced_scaffold_7447, whole genome shotgun sequence, the following proteins share a genomic window:
- the LOC135537292 gene encoding palmitoyltransferase ZDHHC15B-like has product FQLSYSDKDRYEREERPDAQKQILVDIAKSLPIFTRATSGAIRFCDRCQVLKPDRSHHCSVCETCVLKMDHHCPWVNNCVGFSNYKFFLLFLSYSMVYCVFISASVFRFFINFWVGDLPNGPAKFHVLFLMFVALMFLVSLMFLLGYHCWLVVQNRSTLEAFSAPVFTTGPDRNGFNVGVRRNLQQVFGDNKRLWFLPLCTR; this is encoded by the exons TTCCAGCTGTCGTACTCCGATAAGGACCGttatgagagggaggagaggcctGATGCTCAGAAACAGATTCTGGTGGACATCGCTAAGAGTCTCCCCATCTTCACTAGAGCTACGTCTGGAG CTATCAGGTTCTGTGACCGGTGCCAGGTGCTGAAGCCTGACCGTAGTCACCATTGCTCTGTATGTGAAAC GTGTGTTCTGAAGATGGATCATCACTGTCcgtg ggtgaataaCTGTGTGGGGTTCTCCAACTACAagttcttcctcctcttcctgtcctactccatggtctactgtgtgttcatctctgccTCAGTCTTCAGATTCTTCATCAACTTCTGGGTG GGGGACCTGCCAAATGGACCTGCTAAGTTCCACGTTCTCTTCCTGATGTTTGTGGCTTTGATGTTCTTGGTCAGTCTCATGTTCCTGTTGGGTTACCACTGCTGGCTGGTCGTCCAGAACCGGTCCACACTAG aggcGTTCTCTGCTCCAGTCTTCACCACAGGACCAGACCGTAACGGTTTCAATGTGGGGGTCAGGAGGAACCTGCAGCAGGTGTTTGGAGACAATAAGAGACTCTGGTTCCTGCCTCTCTGCACCAGGTGA